In a single window of the Elaeis guineensis isolate ETL-2024a chromosome 6, EG11, whole genome shotgun sequence genome:
- the LOC105033921 gene encoding elongation factor 1-gamma 2 isoform X2, with protein MALILYAGSTNKNGFKALIAAECSGVQVELAKNFEMGVSNKTPEFLKMNPMGKVPVLETPDGPISESNAIARYVTRLKADNPLFGYSLIDYARIEQWIDFASIEIDANISWWLYPRMGYIPFTAVVEEFAISALKRSLGALNTHLSTNTYLVGHSVTLADIIMTCNLYIGFIQIMTKSFTSEFPHVERYFWTMVNQPNFSKVLGEVKQTDSVPPVQSQKKPAQPKQSKPKEAKKEPKKEPAKPKVEDAVEEEEAPKPKPKNPLDLLPPSKMILDEWKRLYSNTKTNFREVAIKGFWDMYDPEGYSLWFCDYKYNDENTVSFVTLNKVSGFLQRMDLARKYAFGKMLVIGSEPPYKVKGLWLFRGQHIPQFVLDECYDMELYEWTKVDITDEAQKERVNAMIEDQEPFEGEALLDAKCFK; from the exons ATGGCGCTA ATATTGTATGCTGGTAGCACAAACAAGAATGGTTTCAAGGCACTTATTGCAGCAGAATGCAGTGGGGTCCAGGTTGAACTGGCCAAGAATTTTGAAATGGGTGTTTCAAATAAAACTCCTGAGTTTCTTAAGATGAACCCCATGGGGAAG GTTCCTGTATTGGAGACACCAGATGGCCCCATTTCTGAGAGTAATGCAATAGCACGTTACG TTACCCGCTTGAAGGCTGACAATCCTCTTTTTGGTTATTCACTTATTGATTAC GCCCGAATTGAGCAATGGATTGACTTTGCATCAATAGAGATTGATGCAAATATATCATGGTGGTTATATCCAAGAATGGGATACATCCCATTTACAGCTGTG GTTGAGGAATTTGCAATTTCTGCTTTGAAGAGATCTCTAGGTGCTCTAAATACTCATCTATCCACAAATACATACCTTGTTGGCCATTCCGTGACGTTGGCTGATATTATCATGACATGCAACCTTTATATTGGATTCATCCAAATCATGACCAAGAGTTTTACCTCAGAATTTCCTCATGTTGAAAGATACTTCTGGACTATGGTTAATCAACCAAATTTCTCCAAGGTATTGGGTGAGGTAAAGCAGACAGATTCAGTGCCACCTGTTCAGTCACAGAAAAAGCCTGCTCAACCTAAACAGTCTAAGCCAAAGGAAGCTAAGAAAGAACCCAAGAAAGAGCCTGCAAAGCCTAAAGTAGAGGATGCTGTGGAGGAAGAAGAGGcacccaagcccaaacccaaaaATCCTCTTGACCTGCTGCCCCCTAGTAAGATGATTTTAGATGAGTGGAAGAGGTTATATTCAAATACAAAGACCAACTTCCGTGAGGTTGCCATCAAGG GTTTCTGGGATATGTACGACCCCGAGGGCTACTCTTTGTGGTTCTGTGACTACAAGTATAATGATGAGAACACCGTCTCATTCGTGACCCTAAACAAGGTAAGTGGATTCCTGCAGCGTATGGACTTGGCACGCAAGTATGCGTTTGGCAAGATGCTTGTAATAGGCTCCGAGCCGCCGTATAAGGTCAAGGGGCTGTGGCTCTTCCGAGGACAGCACATCCCACAATTTGTGCTTGATGAGTGCTATGACATGGAGCTTTACGAGTGGACCAAGGTGGACATAACTGATGAAGCGCAGAAGGAGCGGGTAAATGCCATGATTGAGGACCAGGAGCCCTTTGAGGGTGAAGCTTTGTTAGATGCCAAGTGCTTCAAGTAA
- the LOC105033921 gene encoding elongation factor 1-gamma 2 isoform X1, protein MCDGSKPQSFCLMILYAGSTNKNGFKALIAAECSGVQVELAKNFEMGVSNKTPEFLKMNPMGKVPVLETPDGPISESNAIARYVTRLKADNPLFGYSLIDYARIEQWIDFASIEIDANISWWLYPRMGYIPFTAVVEEFAISALKRSLGALNTHLSTNTYLVGHSVTLADIIMTCNLYIGFIQIMTKSFTSEFPHVERYFWTMVNQPNFSKVLGEVKQTDSVPPVQSQKKPAQPKQSKPKEAKKEPKKEPAKPKVEDAVEEEEAPKPKPKNPLDLLPPSKMILDEWKRLYSNTKTNFREVAIKGFWDMYDPEGYSLWFCDYKYNDENTVSFVTLNKVSGFLQRMDLARKYAFGKMLVIGSEPPYKVKGLWLFRGQHIPQFVLDECYDMELYEWTKVDITDEAQKERVNAMIEDQEPFEGEALLDAKCFK, encoded by the exons ATGTGCGATGGAAGTAAGCCCCagtccttttgcttgatg ATATTGTATGCTGGTAGCACAAACAAGAATGGTTTCAAGGCACTTATTGCAGCAGAATGCAGTGGGGTCCAGGTTGAACTGGCCAAGAATTTTGAAATGGGTGTTTCAAATAAAACTCCTGAGTTTCTTAAGATGAACCCCATGGGGAAG GTTCCTGTATTGGAGACACCAGATGGCCCCATTTCTGAGAGTAATGCAATAGCACGTTACG TTACCCGCTTGAAGGCTGACAATCCTCTTTTTGGTTATTCACTTATTGATTAC GCCCGAATTGAGCAATGGATTGACTTTGCATCAATAGAGATTGATGCAAATATATCATGGTGGTTATATCCAAGAATGGGATACATCCCATTTACAGCTGTG GTTGAGGAATTTGCAATTTCTGCTTTGAAGAGATCTCTAGGTGCTCTAAATACTCATCTATCCACAAATACATACCTTGTTGGCCATTCCGTGACGTTGGCTGATATTATCATGACATGCAACCTTTATATTGGATTCATCCAAATCATGACCAAGAGTTTTACCTCAGAATTTCCTCATGTTGAAAGATACTTCTGGACTATGGTTAATCAACCAAATTTCTCCAAGGTATTGGGTGAGGTAAAGCAGACAGATTCAGTGCCACCTGTTCAGTCACAGAAAAAGCCTGCTCAACCTAAACAGTCTAAGCCAAAGGAAGCTAAGAAAGAACCCAAGAAAGAGCCTGCAAAGCCTAAAGTAGAGGATGCTGTGGAGGAAGAAGAGGcacccaagcccaaacccaaaaATCCTCTTGACCTGCTGCCCCCTAGTAAGATGATTTTAGATGAGTGGAAGAGGTTATATTCAAATACAAAGACCAACTTCCGTGAGGTTGCCATCAAGG GTTTCTGGGATATGTACGACCCCGAGGGCTACTCTTTGTGGTTCTGTGACTACAAGTATAATGATGAGAACACCGTCTCATTCGTGACCCTAAACAAGGTAAGTGGATTCCTGCAGCGTATGGACTTGGCACGCAAGTATGCGTTTGGCAAGATGCTTGTAATAGGCTCCGAGCCGCCGTATAAGGTCAAGGGGCTGTGGCTCTTCCGAGGACAGCACATCCCACAATTTGTGCTTGATGAGTGCTATGACATGGAGCTTTACGAGTGGACCAAGGTGGACATAACTGATGAAGCGCAGAAGGAGCGGGTAAATGCCATGATTGAGGACCAGGAGCCCTTTGAGGGTGAAGCTTTGTTAGATGCCAAGTGCTTCAAGTAA